In Bradysia coprophila strain Holo2 unplaced genomic scaffold, BU_Bcop_v1 contig_358, whole genome shotgun sequence, one DNA window encodes the following:
- the LOC119081591 gene encoding uncharacterized protein LOC119081591: MHCKKFIFMFVAWYCVNTMNGSPISFENKFDCGNKCKTDETGIKNNDHQWNPQQAGDSNHDLHLAAFTGQAIPKRRKRQTSNDTSGGTGSSPETTIAPDPVNATTQTDSDEQSTEVPLLRIGEIDFTNSAEYKRAQENLLSASEQVKVKDVQVADDKNLPNTNFPAASIQDIKEIETAETVLPENDSTSSNSSTTNPISSTTEISMEIKGAENIALEYDGKIESGSLSGDIPVVSQNTTAETKPTAETKPTTYDLSKSGTSAEKTGLKLNTTHANVDMEYSTPMGDTKNGSISEDLPENKLNAVVTDPVTISEVEVQENTTENVLNTVAVKPAKTNETGGDSFPNSTDSKSDPKTVSIPGKLYHNVTDDDDSIRRDMTKKLDIEPEQLETEDVSKKDKDISVIPNSPTTSPNASKDSHHKNHTDSETHEDNFVDQYESHAYKLDDWDDDFTDTSSFDDFIGNPCDCCDCSRTETAKLYDTFVENDSSVSIEYPPHEPCVEHFHPPDYSTNYGDIGENLDEEDVDVEYSQHTDDISDDFDSIDLDDLLNSDIRFNTKEDNNCDHFDEDTDDFVFDDSFR, translated from the exons ATGCACtgcaaaaagtttatttttatgttcgtTGCATGGTATTGTGTAAAC ACTATGAATGGTTCTCCGATATCgtttgaaaacaaattcgaTTGTGGTAATAAGTGCAAAACCGATGAAACTGGGATAAAAAACAACG ATCACCAATGGAACCCACAGCAGGCTGGTGATTCGAACCATGATCTTCATTTAGCAGCATTCACAGGACAAGCTATTCCCAAAAGGAGAAAACGACAAACAAGCAATGACACCTCAGGCGGTACAGGTTCTTCGCCAG aaacaacTATAGCCCCAGATCCCGTCAACGCCACCACACAAACAGATTCTGATGAACAGTCAACAGAGGTTCCATTGTTACGCATAGGTGAAATCGATTTTACAAATTCTGCAGAATACAAAAGAgctcaagaaaatttattatcggCTTCGGAACAAGTGAAAGTCAAAG ATGTTCAAGTAGCAGACGACAAAAATTTACCCAACACGAACTTTCCTGCAGCTAGCATTCAGGACATAAAAGAAATCGAAACTGCCGAGACTGTCCTACCGGAAAATGATTCAACAAGTTCGAACAGCTCAACAACGAATCCAATTTCATCCACGACAGAAATTTCGATGGAAATAAAAGGTGCTGAGAACATAGCACTGGAATACGATGGTAAAATTGAAAGCGGATCTCTCAGTGGAGACATTCCAGTAGTCTCTCAAAACACAACTGCCGAAACAAAGCCAACAGCAGAAACGAAGCCAACGACATACGA CTTAAGTAAATCTGGAACTTCTGCCGAAAAAACTGGACTGAAGTTGAATACAACTCATGCGAACGTGGACATGGAATATTCAACACCAATGGGTGATACGAAAAATGGTTCTATCTCGGAAGATCTTCCTGAAAATAAACTTAATGCAGTGGTCACTGACCCAGTAACAATAAGTGAAGTGGAAGTTCAAGAAAATACTACAGAAAATGTACTTAACACAGTTGCAGTAAAACCAGCGAAAACTAACGAAACTGGTGGCGACTCATTCCCGAATTCAACTGATTCAAAATCTGATCCAAAAACCGTGAGCATACCAGGAAAGTTATACCATAACGTTACAGATGACGATGATTCTATAAGACGGGACATGACAAAGAAATTAGATATTGAGCCTGAACAACTG GAAACGGAGGACGTGTCGAAGAAAGACAAGGACATATCCGTGATTCCAAACAGTCCAACCACATCACCAAACGCTTCGAAGGACAGCCATCATAAAAATCACACAGATAGTGAAACTCACGAAGACAATTTCGTAGATCAATACGAAAGCCACGCTTACAAATTGGATGATTGGGATGACGATTTTACTGACACGAGTTCATTTGACGACTTTATTGGAAATCCATGCGATTGCTGCGATTGTAGCCGAACCGAAACTGCAAAACTCTACGACACGTTTGTGGAAAATGATTCATCCGTTAGCATTGAGTACCCTCCACACGAACCCTGTGTGGAACATTTTCATCCACCTGACTATTCAACGAATTATGGAGATATTGGCGAAAATCTCGACGAAGAAGATGTCGACGTTGAGTATAGTCAACATACTGACGATATTTCGGACGATTTTGATTCCATAGACTTAGACGACTTACTGAATTCAGACATTCGATTCAATACGAAAGAAGATAATAATTGTGATCATTTTGACGAAGACACAGacgattttgttttcgatgaCAGTTTTCGATAG
- the LOC119081807 gene encoding metallophosphoesterase domain-containing protein 1-like, translated as MNVVVHSKTKEPTLAWNKEISKGQSVIKVHMNPLQRDIPKNKVRVVCMSDTHSLTHRIQFDICDGDIFIHAGDFTNTGKREEVIGFNSWLGSLPHKHKLVIAGNHELSFDPSHNKPLVLSQVPVLDDCPTSDNGRDFREYLTNCTYLEDQLVELYGLKIYGTPWQPEFGNWAFNVPRGQDILDKWNKIPADIDILISHGPPIGHGDLCRSGLRAGCVELLSTVQQRVKPKFHIFGHIHEGYGVTSDGKITFINATTCNYQYQPVNPPIVFDMDLPKDFSKD; from the exons atGAATGTGGTAGTACATTCAAAAACGAAAGAGCCAACATTAGCATGGAATAAGGAGATATCGAAGGGACAAAGCGTTATCAAAGTACATATGAATCCGCTGCAAAGGGACATTCCAAAAAATAAAGTGCGAGTTGTATGTATGAGCGATACGCATTCACTGACTCATCGGATTCAGTTCGATATATGTGACggtgatatttttattcatgcTGGAGATTTCACAAACACAGGCAAGAGGGAGGAAGTGATAGGATTTAATTCGTGGCTTG GCTCATTACCACATAAACATAAACTGGTCATTGCTGGCAATCATGAACTGAGTTTTGACCCTTCTCATAATAAGCCACTGGTGCTATCGCAAG tccctgtttTAGACGACTGTCCCACATCAGACAATGGTCGCGATTTTCGAGAATACCTCACCAATTGTACATATTTAGAGGACCAGTTAGTAGAATTGTACGGACTGAAAATATATGGTACACCATGGCAACCAGAATTCGGTAATTGGGCTTTCAATGTTCCCCGCGGGCAAGATATCCTGGATAAATGGAACAAAATACCAGCAGACATTGACATTCTTATTAGTCACGGACCACCAATAGGCCATGGTGACTTGTGTCGATCTGGGCTTCGAGCCGGTTGCGTTGAACTTCTGTCGACAGTTCAACAGCGGGTCAAACCGAAATTCcacatttttggtcatattCATGAAGGCTATGGCGTCACATCGGATggcaaaattacatttattaATGCAACGACATGTAATTATCAATATCAACCCGTGAATCCGCCAATTGTGTTTGATATGGATTTGCCGAaagatttttcgaaagattag